Genomic window (Rosa chinensis cultivar Old Blush chromosome 6, RchiOBHm-V2, whole genome shotgun sequence):
AGAAGAAGGAAGGTCTCGCCGACCTTGTTGCCGGTTAAGGAGAAGACTGGGAGGGTGGCGAGCTCGGCAGTTATGGTTAGGGGTTTAGGGGATTTGAGGGAATTGGGTCTGACGGTGGCGGAGAAGGGTTTGTGGGAAGAGGAAGTGATGAAGATTGAGCATATGAAGGAGAGTGATGAGGGATaaacttgtgtgtgtgtgtgtgagacagagagagagagctggaagaagaggtaaacaacatgaaaaataataataataataataataaaattaattaattaattaaaaaaaagagtaaatgagggtataatagatatTTTACCGCGAAAAAACTGCCACGTCAACGATTTACTGGAATTTTTAGACAGAGAGTAACGGAAGTctgtccaaaattgagagtagaggagtaaacgtgtgaaattaggaCATGGACTGAAGTATTTTTTTGGTAAAAGTTcatggagtaaacagtatttaaccctaataTTATCTATTTGGCAAGTACATAAATTTGATCCTCATTTTAGAAAGATTAATTCCAAATTTTGCAAGATTCTTTCCCAACACTTTATGGTGTAGTTTGACGCGGTGGCTCGTGTGATGTGGTGCTACCGAGCAATCCATGACATTTGATAAAGTCATGGTGGCTGTTGTGGCCTATTATCACGCCCCGGGCCCCATGTTGGTGGATTTTAAGTACCTAATACCGAATCCGAGGTGTAAAcgataaaagtaaaataaaattaaaacaacacCAAATACATTTTTTAGAAATCgtcgaaaataaaacaattgaaATACCAAAATTCTATTACAAAGATAAATAAAGCCTTGTAATATACCAAAATTCTAGTTCTTCCATAATCATTTCTAAGTCTCACAATTGAAAACGTCTTCTCTCTTAGTCCTTTCGAAACTCATGTCACACCTGAACAAAAGTCTATAGGGGTGAGCTTACGCTTAGTTGAgccaaacttttttttttttttttttgaaaggggtttggaacccagcctagctgggaggctcagccccacgcccggttccatttattaaattaatagtagaattttgcattgggggggacataaaacctgaaccccgagctACAGTAGAACAGTTGCAATAATCCAGGTGTCTCATCTAaccatacatcatcaatgaaacCATTACTAGCAAGGTGAGCAAGCCTATccgctacaccatttgcttcacggtaaatatgTCGAATTCTAACAGATTGAAAGGCAGTAATATACTCCCTACAATCATCTAAAACTTTTTTTTAAGTCATTATTATTTACGTGTCACAATCAATTTATCAaacattttttaaaaataaataagaaaatccaTGCATATATGCCAAATGAGCTCCATTTAATTACTCATTAGTCCATATATCAAAACAAGAAAGCCTTCACAtcccataccatgtattttGCCAACCAGGGGTGACTCTAAATGTTTCAAATATATGATCTAACACCCGCAACAATTCAATTAATCTACATTCTctttttgctagtcatcttacTTAACCTCAATTACCAAAATGGAACAGCTCTAATTTGACCCATACAAGTTAAGCTCAACAACACAAAAGAATTCATTTCCCTTAATCCATCTAGATATCAATATTCCTTATATCCTTCCAAACTCATAATATATTTAGGGTATAAATCTTTGTTTTGAATAATTAAGCGATGTATGGCGGGAAGTAATTTGCCACCCGAACATTTTTACTGACAATATGAAATGTTAGACACATTTAATTTGCGTGTAAAATTATATGTAATGTCATGAATAAATGAATTTTGAAGTAATTCATagttaaataaaggaaatattattaaaaagtTCATATCGCATTTGTATAAATGAAGTTCAAAGTGATCCATAGATAAATAATGTTAGGTTAACCACGTTTTTTAATCCCGTCCTATGTGGCAACAACATTTGGTGGGATGCATGTGGTACTCTAAAAAGTAGTTCACCTAGCATTACCTAATGGATGAATGAAGAAAACATTATCAAAAGATTCATCAGACTTGAACACTTAAACTTCCTGTTCGACCTAAACAAGAGATATGTTGTCTGTGCACCCCCAATGTTCTTGGTGCAATTAGCCTACTAATCTGAATACTAAATGAGAGAGGAAGGGTAGCAGTACGTACTCATTGCTGACATAAGTGGGCTGTAATGGAGCCTATACTGGCCAATAATCGTTTCTGAGAAGCAGCCATAGACAATAACAGAGGAAAGGGGTAGCCATAGACAATCACATAGAATTTAATTAAGCTCCCAATATGTCCAACAAATCCCCAGCTGAAGAGCATGAGGTATGAAACTAACATATCTTCAGGCCAAACAAAACACATGGAACATAACTAAACAAGATACCGCTAGTTTGTCAACAAATTGTACATGAAGCTGGCACCACGCCAAACTTAGTTTTCTGCAAAGAAGCAAGCTGTTCATATTTACATAAACATTTACTCTACTGCAGCCAATTATAGAACTGAGATGGGTATTAATTCCACTGCAGAACTGGACATCCAAGCCAAAGATTCCTTCAAACTAGAACTCTCTATCTCCACTGATGGAAAATTCGCCGTTAAGAGCACAAGATTTTTGAGACCAAGCAATGGTGGATAGAAGGCCCTTCGGAAATTTTCTGGAAAGATGAGAGCCTATTTGGAAATGCAcaattaataaattaaaaagggaCAATCACTATTACAAGGAATAGTTGCACAGAAAACTTGGAATACAGATATACATCAGATTAAACATGCACATCCTCACAGCAAATTTGCAAAATAGCAAAGGTTATTCGAAAGGCAACTCATGCATAGATGCAGATATGCAAAATCTGCAAACACATCTATCAGATATAAGTAACAAATATACAAACTGATATTTTACTTAAAAGACCAACTAAGCGCATATGAATAGATGTATACCTTGAAATCACAAATAGAGAGGGTTATATTTTTGGAGCAACCAAATGATTCGAGAAAGTCTCTCAAAGTAGAAAAATGTTTCCATGGCCCGTTGAAGGTGGAAAACTGTTTGTCCTCGATTATGATGCGGGCCATTAGTAAATGTGGAGCTGACAAACAAACTCTAGACTTTATATAGCCCTGAAAATCAAAATGACCCAGACTTGGAGTATTGATTCTGGCCTTCAAAGTATCATGGCATCCAAATACACCCAAGTATTTCAAGTGTTGAGCACGGATTTTGACATAACTCAGCTTAAAAGATTTGTTCAACACCATACCCAGAAACAGAGAAAGTTTTGAAACACATGTGAAAGATTCAAGATTCATAGCTTCATCAACTTGAATATGCTTGGCATAGCAATTCTCAACTTCCAATGTTTTGAGACTAGAACTCGAAACATGAAGCAGCGGGGGGTCAAAAGAGCATGAAGTTAATGACAAATGCTCAACTGAAGTGCACCCCAAAATTAAGTAGAAGAGAGCCTGGCCACTCACTTGCACGGTTTTAAGGGACTAAGTTTTCAAAGAGGGAAACATAGGCTCAGGTCCAACACTGTCAATGTCCTTTATCCTCAGGTGCTCCAAATTTAGAATAGTCACAGATTTTGCATTAATAATGGCCGTCCGGGGTAAGCAATAGTAGGTTTCAACCTCCTGATGTTTACTTCTAAGGCTGATATCTAAGTCCTTGACATTTCTCTCAAATGAATTACTCAATAACTTTCCTATGATAGCATCTTCATCTGCATCTAGATATCTCATCGAAAGCCTGAATTTATCCAAGGGAGGTTGCTGGTTGTCCTTCTGACGGAATTCCAAATACCTTGCCAAGATGTTGAGGAACTTTACATGTTTGTAGTTGTTGTCGTCATCATTATCATCATGTGGCTGATTGCGCTCGTCAAAATCTAATATGCGGAGCGCAGACCATACACCTTCCCATTGCTTGGAAAGACAACTCATGCGAATGGCAGGTTTGGTAGGAAGTCGTAAGATGATTTGGTGCATAATAAGGTCAGGTAAGTGAGGCAGTAAAGTGCTATTAGCCATGACATTTTCGTTATGATCTTCCTTGGCTTTGTCTTGCTCTGAGCTATTCATTCCTGCAATTTGGCTTGCAATgtccttcttttgtttttctggaAACCAATTATAGAATAGGAACTTATTATCTAAAAGTGCCAGAATTGAGTACAAAATCCGGTTTAGAAAAGAGCTGAAATCAGTTATAGCCTATAAAAACAGTTTCAGATGGTCtagacaaaaacaaaacaattataTGAAGAAGCTGCTACCATCAAACCAATACAAATACAAGTTCAAAACAGACTCTTTTCCGCTTTTTAATATCTATCCTAGTGCAGTGTACAATTCTTGAATTCAGTACCACAAAGTAACCATTTCCATCAAAGAAAAAATTCTAATATCTATTGCAAGAGGAATTCTTAGTCTCACAAATCACCGAGTCGCTTTCGGCATTATGATATAGCACAAGAAGAAACAGTCTTCCTTTAAATTAACCCATTTAATACTCTCTACAGTCTATATTGCTGAATGCTGACCCAGTTAAACATACCCATTCAAACAAAATGACACAGAAAATGAGGCTTGCAAGTTACAGCTACAGTCACAAATCACAAGATTATAAACCACCAGAGTCAAAATCACACCCACGGAAACCCTAGCTATGTCCAGAAAGCCAATCCCACAGtcccaaaataaaaattgaacacACAAATTGAACGGCAACGTGAACATAAGAATGAATGGCAgccaatttgaacagaaaatCGAacaaaaaatgcagaaaaagggttttttacttcaatagtgtctgaactctttgaggacttttgaaatgatacttgaactttcaaagttattaatgtgatacctggactcattttttcgtatcaatgtcgtacctacggtcgatttccgtcacagaaccatTAACTATAACCACGCGTCCAGCccgtgaggcacttaatgaggttaaaagactaatttaccctcaaaagtatatacGTCAACaatgtctgaactcttcgaggacttttgaaataatacctgaactttcaaagttatcaatgtgatacctgaactcattttttcgtatcaacgtcgtacctgcggtcgatttccatCACAGAACGGTCAACTATGACCACATGCCCAGtacgtgaggcacaaaataagggtaaaaatgacctttcCCACTTCCTTCAGTTCTTCACGTGTCCCGTCGTACCTtaagttcttcttctccatttctatttcctttttcatctgcaaaatgcaattagatgggatgatgacatttcctagcaaaatgcaaaacctaaagcaaaacttgaatccaattctctAATGGATGGACACCGCCAGGGACTCCATCTCGTCGGAGTTCTCCAAGCACAACTTGCTCGACGACTTTGCTTCTCTAAATTTATTGCAGGCCGGAGCGACATAGACGGTTTCACGACTCTTGGCCTCCAGATCTGAGACTTGAAATTTACCTGAGATTTCAGCCAgagggatcagagagagagagagacagaataTGGCCGGCGACAATCCAGACCTTCTTGTGCAGCTTGCCAGAGATATGACGGAGGCGGGCCACACAGTCGTGGCACTCGGCTTCCTCACCGCAACTAACATCACAGCataagttcatgaatttcaaaaatagtatgtgtctttgtaattgaatcaaaatctgcaaaagtgaaggagactgagagtctctctctttctctctctgcaactctctttctctctctcaacagcggcgaaaaggcgaaggatggtgatgatgggagaaaacccaaaactgatttttccgCGACTACATGTCTGTGTATAACTATATCTATCTGTATATGATTTATCGAACAATGGGGCAGTGATCATTTCACTGATTCCAGCTTCTAATaaatttgtccaaaaaagaacCGGCTTTTGGTTATTTGCGGCTGTAATATCAGTACTTAGTGGGAgcatctgtcacgcccctgattttacacacatgaaaatcgatatatatataatcccataattatacatgcgtgaatgttcagtcatcaatacaaatacctggaacatctttcctttaTAACAAGTACATAATGATGCCCTGAAACCATCCGAGTAAATatgcactcgctccatagagtcatatattacacaaatttacgaattaagttgccatcacaaaataaagcgtaaatgctcctcagagcttactacatagcggaagtcataactgTAACGTctcgtatcttaatttacccgtttactagtcatttggactgtaaatgacaactattttc
Coding sequences:
- the LOC112174298 gene encoding uncharacterized protein LOC112174298, encoding MNLESFTCVSKLSLFLGMVLNKSFKLSYVKIRAQHLKYLGVFGCHDTLKARINTPSLGHFDFQGYIKSRVCLSAPHLLMARIIIEDKQFSTFNGPWKHFSTLRDFLESFGCSKNITLSICDFKALIFPENFRRAFYPPLLGLKNLVLLTANFPSVEIESSSLKESLAWMSSSAVELIPISVL
- the LOC121049978 gene encoding F-box/FBD/LRR-repeat protein At1g13780-like; translation: MNSSEQDKAKEDHNENVMANSTLLPHLPDLIMHQIILRLPTKPAIRMSCLSKQWEGVWSALRILDFDERNQPHDDNDDDNNYKHVKFLNILARYLEFRQKDNQQPPLDKFRLSMRYLDADEDAIIGKLLSNSFERNVKDLDISLRSKHQEVETYYCLPRTAIINAKSVTILNLEHLRIKDIDSVGPEPMFPSLKT